The following are from one region of the Prevotella communis genome:
- a CDS encoding TonB-dependent receptor: protein MKSKYIILPLLCVSMAMAAQNHNNKHQHAEDSTDVFYRHLQLNELTVTGVTGDTKLKHVTAPVSIVSPQVLRATASTNVIDAISHQPGVSQLTTGGSISKPIIRGLGYNRVVVMSDGVRQEGQQWGDEHGVEVDGNSVNSVEILKGPASLMYGSDAMAGVVILHQQPTLAEGEMKANVTSEYQTNNGLFAYHLQMAGNQKGFVWDASFSDKMAHAYKNKYDGYVPGSQFRERAGRLMLGVNKGWGHSRLVWAIYHLTPSIIEGERDPKTGELEPLSNDLKTYGRSLPFQQVKHYKLVWDNSLNLSSGYLKAIIGYQQNRRQEFEESPDEYETFFKLHTLTYDLRYVTNEFDGWKLSTGIGGMYQKSGNEGEEYLIPDYRLFDFGLYATATKQLDDRWTLNGGVRYDHRHLKAFPGFSMLNGQEDNFSRNFGAFTGSVGAVCNINEHFNLRMNLARGFRAPNLSELGSNGKHEGSLRYEIGDKGLKPEYSLQADLGLDFTSRYVSAQLALFANRIDNYVFLHHVGDYTEGTGYGYSVYAPTYPVYAYTQGDARLLGFEAGVDFHPIHSLHFSNAFSYVDAQQMHAAPGTKYLPFTPAPKWSSELKWELSHHSHPTIAHHHTTDAAHRSLLNNLYVAVGLDCFLKQSHIYGADDTETETPGYALLSLSAGTDLQLHGKKVAEFYFTADNLLDKAYQNHLSRLKYADENAVTGRRGVYNMGRNITFKVVIPITL, encoded by the coding sequence ATGAAATCGAAATACATCATTCTGCCATTGCTGTGTGTAAGTATGGCAATGGCAGCACAGAATCATAACAATAAACATCAACATGCAGAGGACTCGACGGACGTGTTCTATCGCCATTTGCAACTGAACGAGCTGACGGTGACGGGCGTGACGGGCGATACGAAACTGAAACACGTGACGGCACCCGTGAGCATCGTGTCGCCACAGGTTCTCAGGGCCACGGCCTCGACCAACGTGATCGATGCTATCAGTCATCAGCCAGGCGTGAGTCAGTTGACCACGGGCGGCAGCATCTCAAAACCCATCATCCGCGGATTGGGATACAACCGCGTGGTGGTGATGAGTGATGGCGTGCGCCAGGAGGGTCAGCAATGGGGCGACGAGCATGGCGTAGAGGTGGACGGCAACAGCGTGAACAGTGTGGAGATACTGAAGGGTCCGGCCTCGCTGATGTACGGCTCGGACGCGATGGCGGGTGTGGTGATTCTGCACCAGCAGCCTACGCTGGCCGAGGGCGAGATGAAGGCTAACGTAACCTCAGAATATCAGACCAATAACGGACTGTTTGCCTATCATTTGCAGATGGCAGGCAATCAGAAAGGCTTTGTATGGGACGCCAGCTTCAGCGACAAAATGGCTCATGCCTATAAGAATAAATATGATGGCTACGTGCCCGGTTCGCAGTTTCGTGAAAGGGCAGGACGTCTGATGCTGGGGGTGAACAAAGGATGGGGACACTCACGACTTGTGTGGGCAATCTATCACCTGACGCCAAGCATCATCGAGGGCGAGCGCGACCCAAAAACAGGCGAACTGGAGCCTTTGTCAAACGACCTCAAAACCTATGGCAGGTCGCTGCCTTTCCAACAGGTGAAACATTATAAACTGGTATGGGATAACTCGCTGAATCTCTCTTCGGGCTACCTAAAGGCTATCATAGGCTATCAGCAGAACCGTAGGCAGGAGTTCGAGGAGTCGCCAGACGAGTATGAGACATTCTTTAAACTGCATACGTTGACCTACGACCTGCGCTACGTGACCAACGAGTTTGACGGCTGGAAACTCTCTACGGGTATTGGTGGTATGTATCAGAAATCAGGCAATGAGGGTGAGGAGTATCTGATACCTGACTATCGTCTGTTTGACTTTGGTCTCTATGCCACAGCCACGAAGCAGCTAGACGATCGCTGGACGCTGAATGGTGGTGTGCGTTATGATCATAGGCATCTGAAAGCCTTTCCTGGTTTCTCTATGTTGAACGGACAGGAGGATAACTTCTCACGCAATTTCGGCGCTTTCACAGGTAGTGTAGGTGCTGTCTGCAACATCAACGAGCACTTTAACCTGCGCATGAATCTTGCCCGTGGGTTCCGTGCGCCTAATCTGAGTGAACTGGGCTCTAATGGTAAACATGAGGGGTCGCTGCGCTATGAAATCGGCGACAAAGGCCTCAAACCGGAATACAGTCTGCAGGCCGACCTGGGACTTGATTTTACCTCGCGTTATGTATCGGCCCAGTTGGCCCTCTTTGCCAACCGTATTGACAATTATGTCTTTCTGCACCATGTGGGGGATTATACTGAGGGAACGGGATATGGTTATAGTGTATACGCGCCAACATACCCTGTCTATGCCTACACCCAGGGCGATGCCCGACTGCTGGGCTTCGAGGCTGGTGTGGACTTTCACCCCATCCACTCCCTGCATTTCTCAAACGCATTCTCGTATGTTGATGCACAACAGATGCATGCGGCGCCAGGTACCAAGTATCTGCCTTTTACGCCTGCTCCAAAATGGTCGTCGGAGTTGAAGTGGGAACTGTCGCACCATTCACACCCAACGATTGCCCATCATCATACAACGGATGCGGCTCATCGTTCGCTCCTCAACAATCTTTATGTAGCAGTCGGACTAGACTGTTTCCTGAAGCAGTCGCACATCTATGGTGCCGATGATACTGAGACGGAGACGCCAGGCTATGCCTTGCTCTCGCTCTCGGCAGGTACAGACCTTCAGTTGCATGGAAAGAAGGTGGCTGAATTCTATTTTACAGCCGATAACCTGTTGGACAAAGCCTATCAGAACCACCTGAGTCGCTTGAAGTATGCCGATGAGAACGCGGTTACAGGTCGTCGTGGCGTATATAACATGGGGCGCAATATCACATTCAAGGTGGTGATACCTATCACGCTGTAA
- a CDS encoding ATP-binding protein: MESLFKRHDAYLSKVPMEYVRDFMQHINWNSRLLVIRGPKGVGKSTLMQQYIKQHFPAGDRHVLYCSADTNYFSTHTLLDLAENFVMMGGQWLFIDEVHKYPGWSREIKEIYDLYHELHIVLSGSSLIQINDGQADLSRRLMPYDMPGLSLREFIHLDTGLDIKPVSLDQLIDNPSKVCMDIISKCHPLEHFARYRQFGYYPFYFEEKQDYYDKLENTVNYIVDVELTKYRSLDVGYTRQVKALLHVISQMTPYEVDISKLSKASGISRQSTLKYLTNMEEANLIRRVFTNLMTVTDLQKPDKIYLDNPNLLYTLSLEKPEIGTVRETFFANQLASAGHKVEYAGYKKGDFRIDGDIVIEVGGQDKGFSQVADQENAYVAADDIESAYMRKIPLWAFGFLY; encoded by the coding sequence ATGGAGAGTCTGTTTAAACGTCATGATGCTTATCTATCAAAAGTACCGATGGAGTACGTCCGTGATTTCATGCAACACATCAACTGGAATTCGCGGCTTCTGGTAATCCGTGGGCCCAAAGGCGTGGGGAAGTCAACACTGATGCAACAATACATCAAGCAGCATTTTCCTGCAGGCGACCGTCATGTACTCTATTGTTCTGCTGATACAAACTATTTTTCTACCCATACCTTGCTCGATCTGGCAGAAAACTTCGTCATGATGGGTGGACAATGGCTTTTCATTGACGAGGTACACAAATACCCAGGATGGAGTCGGGAGATTAAAGAAATCTATGATCTCTATCATGAGTTACACATCGTATTGAGTGGCTCGTCCCTCATCCAGATAAACGACGGACAGGCCGATCTCTCACGCCGTCTCATGCCATATGACATGCCTGGTTTGTCGCTACGCGAATTCATACATCTTGACACGGGACTCGACATTAAGCCCGTTTCACTGGATCAATTGATAGACAACCCTTCAAAGGTCTGTATGGATATCATATCCAAGTGCCATCCTCTGGAACATTTTGCGCGCTACCGCCAGTTTGGGTATTATCCTTTCTATTTCGAAGAGAAGCAGGATTATTACGACAAATTGGAAAACACGGTCAACTACATCGTTGATGTGGAACTGACAAAATATCGCAGTCTGGATGTAGGGTACACCCGTCAAGTCAAGGCACTGCTTCATGTGATATCTCAAATGACACCATACGAGGTGGACATCTCAAAACTTTCAAAGGCATCAGGTATCAGCAGACAATCTACTCTCAAATACCTCACAAATATGGAGGAGGCCAATCTTATTCGTAGAGTCTTTACCAACTTGATGACTGTCACAGACTTACAGAAGCCAGACAAGATATACCTTGACAATCCTAATCTGCTTTACACACTCAGTCTGGAGAAGCCAGAGATAGGAACTGTGCGTGAGACATTCTTTGCCAACCAGTTGGCATCTGCTGGTCACAAAGTGGAATATGCAGGCTATAAGAAGGGCGACTTCCGTATTGATGGTGACATCGTCATTGAGGTTGGCGGACAAGATAAAGGCTTCAGCCAAGTAGCCGATCAAGAGAATGCCTATGTCGCAGCCGATGATATAGAATCTGCCTACATGAGGAAGATTCCTCTCTGGGCCTTTGGTTTTCTTTATTAA
- a CDS encoding TlpA disulfide reductase family protein — protein sequence MKKIITTLLFVFLTVTIQGQINYRLEGNIGRPEITDTLILKEERGEIVDGFIATGVLDTLYIVKGEIQPIEGRLSEPMMARAKGKQILLLHIILDNGTTKIDGTIDGSIVRQSGTPLVDAMNQMEEEHQLLMNEFRRAFSSGEPIDTMGLIALEDSFVVSVISAHPSDPIGSLVANDYASDVSALSPRRGLELINMLVPSWVEKEPRLQMLRRDLQAKVSTGEGMKFIDIVTEYNGKQQRLSDYVGRGKYVLADFWASWCLPCRREIPNLIAIYNKYKDKGLVVLGIATWDDPIKTMKAIKEENIPYPSIINFKKTDTDVYGISGIPQIMLFSPDGTILARDLRGEDIEQKLAEIFAE from the coding sequence ATGAAGAAAATAATCACAACCCTACTATTTGTCTTCTTAACAGTAACCATTCAGGGACAAATCAATTATCGGTTGGAAGGAAACATTGGCAGACCGGAAATAACCGACACGCTCATTTTGAAAGAAGAGCGAGGAGAAATCGTGGATGGCTTCATCGCTACAGGAGTCCTCGATACTCTATACATCGTGAAAGGCGAAATCCAGCCGATAGAAGGCCGTCTGTCTGAGCCGATGATGGCAAGGGCAAAAGGTAAACAGATATTGCTACTGCACATTATCTTGGATAATGGTACAACGAAAATTGATGGTACCATCGATGGCTCTATAGTCCGCCAGTCGGGCACTCCGCTCGTTGATGCTATGAACCAGATGGAGGAAGAGCATCAGTTGCTAATGAATGAATTCCGACGTGCTTTCAGTAGCGGTGAGCCTATAGACACGATGGGGTTGATTGCCCTTGAGGACAGCTTTGTTGTAAGTGTAATATCGGCGCACCCCAGCGACCCCATTGGTAGCCTTGTTGCCAATGATTACGCATCCGATGTCAGTGCTCTTTCTCCCCGTCGAGGTTTGGAACTCATCAACATGCTTGTTCCCTCTTGGGTGGAAAAGGAGCCGAGGCTGCAAATGTTGCGAAGAGATTTGCAAGCAAAGGTAAGTACTGGCGAGGGTATGAAGTTTATCGATATCGTTACTGAGTACAACGGCAAGCAGCAACGCCTTTCCGATTATGTAGGTCGTGGTAAATATGTACTTGCAGATTTCTGGGCTTCCTGGTGTTTACCCTGTCGCCGTGAGATTCCCAACCTCATCGCCATCTATAACAAGTACAAAGACAAGGGACTGGTTGTTCTTGGTATTGCTACATGGGATGACCCCATAAAAACAATGAAGGCCATCAAGGAGGAAAACATTCCATACCCTTCGATTATAAACTTCAAAAAGACCGATACCGATGTTTATGGTATTAGTGGTATTCCTCAAATTATGCTTTTCTCACCAGACGGAACTATCCTTGCCCGTGATTTAAGAGGCGAAGATATTGAGCAGAAACTCGCAGAGATTTTTGCAGAATAA
- a CDS encoding leucine-rich repeat domain-containing protein, with product MKKQLLLLAMILLPLVASAHDIEVKNADGVTIYYNYINDGTELQVTFCGGNYQYQGNVAIPEEVTYMNRTRKVTSIESSAFAGCSGLTSVTIGNSVTSIGDYAFEGCYGLTSITIPNSVTSIGGFAFSGCFGLTSVTIGSGVTSIGDNAFDGCYGLTSITIPNSVTTIGNYVFYCCFGLTSITIPNSVTTIGNYAFYCCFGLTSITIPNSVTSIGNYAFDRVDLTTVVSLIENPFVIEGKSSSYSAFNVNTFNNATLYVPVGTIDKYKATNGWKDFAYIVEGTPTGIKVIENTQKKNATVYDLNGVRLSEPKKGINIINGQKVVMK from the coding sequence ATGAAAAAACAATTACTTTTACTTGCAATGATTTTGCTACCATTGGTAGCAAGTGCCCACGACATTGAAGTTAAGAATGCCGATGGTGTTACCATTTATTACAACTACATTAATGATGGCACGGAACTGCAGGTTACTTTCTGTGGTGGCAATTATCAATATCAAGGCAATGTCGCTATACCTGAGGAAGTAACCTACATGAACAGGACACGCAAGGTGACGAGCATTGAAAGTAGTGCGTTCGCTGGTTGCTCTGGCCTTACCTCCGTCACCATCGGCAATAGTGTGACGAGCATTGGAGATTATGCGTTCGAGGGTTGCTATGGCCTTACCTCCATCACCATCCCCAATAGCGTGACGAGCATTGGAGGTTTTGCGTTCTCTGGTTGCTTTGGCCTTACCTCCGTCACCATAGGCAGTGGTGTGACGAGCATTGGAGATAATGCGTTCGATGGTTGCTATGGCCTTACCTCCATCACCATTCCCAATAGTGTGACAACCATTGGAAATTATGTGTTCTATTGTTGCTTTGGCCTTACCTCTATCACCATTCCCAATAGTGTGACAACCATTGGAAATTATGCGTTCTATTGTTGCTTTGGCCTTACCTCTATCACCATTCCCAATAGTGTGACGAGTATTGGAAATTATGCGTTCGACAGAGTGGATTTGACAACAGTTGTTTCGCTTATTGAGAATCCTTTTGTGATAGAAGGCAAATCATCGTCCTATAGTGCCTTTAACGTAAACACATTCAATAATGCAACGCTGTATGTGCCAGTAGGAACTATTGATAAATACAAAGCTACAAATGGCTGGAAGGATTTTGCTTACATAGTTGAAGGTACACCTACAGGAATTAAAGTTATTGAGAACACTCAAAAAAAGAATGCCACTGTTTACGACCTGAATGGTGTTCGCCTGTCAGAGCCCAAGAAAGGTATTAATATCATAAACGGCCAAAAGGTCGTGATGAAATAG
- a CDS encoding BT4734/BF3469 family protein → MFCYQKNFSNPTLPVDEAQFWALVRASKWNENIDKYRETHDAALKRKLPAFIFQATFDETTSKAGKLGQWRKQSATRLTGLVVMDVDHIPSEEFRVKSGEFASADFKQKAAELGILLVYVTPSGEGLKIVFKARLDWGNLIDNQHAMAKVLGVEVDESCKDASRMSFICKESDILFIDKELFTYENKAYGERYDAEYRDGHSQETKTTTNLADGTDNPSNPSNPCSEENNEENLRYHGIEYKEICEAWQTAQGGAPATGDRHRTMLQLALDLRYICDNQPEMVDRVLRMCGFVQDVIRERGDKEVTDIAHTACERKLYKDIPKRMQGVLESVGIHASKPDGAAKSVGAVEVPYEQFAERLEPLLCAPYAEACKGVSRHNWLGAVMASGAMYCTLMTRCWYKHFNGARQRMNPQVLIIGDPASGKSFAKDLDDQIMCAMRAQDEEVRAQETRYKQEQKKRGTSSKAQKQDALVEPEGMIRYLPTKTSNNIFFRRLKRAKEIVDGEVLPMHLYMFDSELDSSISAQSGGAWIGKHDLELKAFHNELSGVDYANGDSINDILPVYWNSVTTGTQISLYKKFTMRNINDGLCSRVAIFQMEVARYQMVKKKMVDWQANEALKQWGFRFEQLHGELPLERLTDHVYELCELSAQEAEAADDHVLDYLRKRAVFYATWLTVPRIIGRQYEQFKKTGQLEINDDDLKFSTLIYDAVIYFQDHFFGQMLQDSWDNAAREYVPRRKNSKNADAYRDLPETFTTREVMDVLDIEENPAAKQCQRWMIHGFVERIKKGKYRKLLKEIMV, encoded by the coding sequence ATGTTTTGCTATCAGAAGAATTTTAGTAATCCGACGCTACCTGTGGACGAGGCCCAGTTTTGGGCGCTTGTCAGGGCAAGCAAATGGAACGAGAATATCGACAAGTATCGTGAGACGCACGATGCGGCACTCAAACGAAAATTGCCTGCGTTCATCTTCCAGGCCACGTTTGATGAGACCACGTCGAAGGCTGGGAAACTGGGGCAGTGGCGAAAGCAGTCTGCAACTCGTCTGACGGGACTCGTGGTAATGGACGTTGACCACATTCCAAGTGAAGAGTTTAGAGTGAAGAGTGGAGAGTTTGCTTCCGCTGACTTTAAGCAGAAAGCTGCTGAGTTGGGCATTCTCTTGGTTTATGTCACACCATCGGGCGAGGGCTTGAAAATTGTGTTTAAGGCTCGTCTGGACTGGGGTAATCTCATAGACAATCAGCACGCTATGGCGAAAGTGCTTGGCGTAGAGGTTGACGAGAGTTGCAAGGATGCCAGCCGCATGAGCTTCATCTGCAAGGAGAGCGATATTTTATTTATTGACAAGGAGTTGTTTACGTACGAGAACAAAGCGTATGGCGAGCGATATGATGCTGAGTATCGCGACGGACACTCCCAAGAAACTAAAACGACCACGAATCTAGCGGATGGTACGGATAATCCGTCAAATCCGAGCAATCCGTGTTCAGAAGAAAATAATGAAGAAAATTTGCGTTATCATGGAATTGAATACAAAGAAATTTGCGAAGCGTGGCAGACCGCACAAGGCGGCGCACCTGCCACTGGAGACCGCCACCGCACAATGCTGCAGCTGGCTCTCGACCTTAGATATATCTGCGACAACCAACCCGAGATGGTCGATAGGGTGCTTAGAATGTGTGGATTTGTGCAGGACGTCATCCGGGAACGAGGCGACAAGGAAGTCACGGACATTGCTCATACGGCTTGTGAGCGAAAGCTTTACAAGGACATCCCCAAGAGGATGCAAGGGGTGCTTGAAAGTGTGGGTATTCACGCCAGCAAGCCCGACGGAGCTGCAAAGTCTGTGGGAGCAGTTGAAGTGCCTTATGAGCAGTTCGCTGAAAGGCTGGAGCCTCTCCTTTGCGCCCCTTATGCAGAAGCCTGCAAGGGAGTGAGCAGGCACAACTGGCTTGGCGCTGTGATGGCCTCTGGAGCCATGTACTGCACGCTGATGACACGCTGCTGGTACAAGCACTTCAACGGTGCCCGCCAGCGTATGAACCCGCAGGTGCTGATAATCGGTGACCCTGCCAGCGGTAAGAGTTTTGCGAAGGACCTGGACGACCAGATTATGTGTGCCATGAGGGCGCAGGACGAGGAGGTGCGTGCGCAGGAAACCCGCTACAAGCAGGAGCAGAAGAAGCGCGGAACTTCGAGTAAAGCCCAGAAGCAGGACGCATTGGTGGAGCCCGAGGGCATGATTCGCTATCTGCCCACGAAGACCTCAAACAACATCTTCTTCCGACGCCTGAAACGCGCCAAGGAAATAGTAGATGGCGAGGTACTGCCCATGCACCTGTATATGTTTGACTCAGAGCTCGATTCATCGATTTCTGCACAGAGTGGGGGAGCATGGATAGGTAAGCACGACCTGGAGCTGAAAGCCTTCCATAACGAGCTGTCGGGTGTGGACTATGCCAATGGCGACTCCATCAACGACATCCTGCCCGTGTACTGGAACAGCGTCACCACGGGTACGCAAATCAGCCTCTATAAGAAGTTCACCATGCGTAATATCAACGACGGTCTCTGTAGTCGTGTAGCCATTTTCCAGATGGAGGTAGCCCGCTATCAGATGGTGAAGAAGAAGATGGTGGACTGGCAGGCCAATGAAGCCCTGAAGCAGTGGGGCTTCCGCTTTGAACAACTGCACGGTGAACTGCCCCTGGAACGCCTCACAGACCATGTGTATGAGCTCTGTGAACTGTCGGCTCAGGAGGCCGAGGCCGCTGATGACCATGTGCTGGACTACCTGCGAAAGCGTGCCGTGTTCTATGCCACCTGGCTCACCGTGCCCCGCATCATCGGGCGCCAGTATGAGCAGTTTAAGAAAACGGGTCAGCTGGAAATCAATGATGACGACTTGAAGTTCTCCACGCTGATCTATGATGCCGTGATCTATTTCCAGGACCACTTCTTCGGTCAGATGCTGCAGGACTCTTGGGACAATGCCGCCCGCGAGTATGTGCCCCGCCGAAAGAACTCGAAGAATGCCGATGCCTACAGGGATTTGCCGGAGACATTCACGACTCGAGAGGTGATGGATGTACTTGATATTGAAGAGAATCCTGCTGCGAAGCAATGCCAAAGATGGATGATTCACGGTTTTGTAGAGAGGATAAAAAAAGGTAAGTACCGGAAACTATTAAAAGAAATAATGGTGTAG